The candidate division WOR-3 bacterium genome has a segment encoding these proteins:
- a CDS encoding PilT/PilU family type 4a pilus ATPase: MELKGLLEKMQKVNASDLHLKAGSTPVFRIDGKLVSEKGESLTPENLKTMAYQIMTPSQQQTFERMKEMDFAISVRGIGRFRVNVFLQRGSIAIAMRAIPFSVRRIEELNLPLILKDIALKPRGLILCTGTTGSGKSTTLAAMIEHINENVARHVITIEDPIEYLFRDNLSIICQREVLMDTISFSIALKHILRQDPDVILIGEIRDRETMDVALKAADTGHLVLSTLHTLNATETINRIISFYPPHQHQHIRVLLATTLTGVVSLRLLPRSDGKGRIPAVEVLLSTPTIKEYLLDPVKTMLIQSAIEEGYGQYGMQTFDQSIFKLYKDGLISYDDAIQAVTNPDEFKLRLVGIEATAERGWGAFDKK; the protein is encoded by the coding sequence ATGGAATTAAAAGGTCTTCTTGAAAAAATGCAAAAAGTAAATGCTTCAGATTTACATCTGAAAGCAGGTTCAACACCGGTTTTCAGAATCGACGGAAAACTTGTTTCGGAAAAAGGGGAATCACTCACGCCGGAAAATTTAAAGACCATGGCATATCAAATAATGACCCCTTCCCAGCAGCAGACATTCGAACGTATGAAAGAAATGGACTTTGCAATCAGTGTTCGGGGTATTGGAAGATTCAGGGTTAATGTCTTCTTACAGAGGGGCAGTATCGCCATAGCCATGCGTGCAATTCCTTTTTCAGTACGGCGAATCGAAGAATTGAACCTCCCCCTGATACTCAAGGATATCGCATTAAAACCCAGAGGACTCATTCTCTGTACCGGCACCACTGGAAGCGGAAAATCGACCACTCTGGCGGCGATGATCGAACATATCAATGAAAACGTGGCGCGCCACGTAATCACGATCGAAGATCCAATCGAATACCTGTTCAGGGACAACCTCTCCATAATATGTCAACGGGAAGTATTGATGGATACCATCTCTTTCTCCATCGCCCTGAAACACATTCTGCGGCAGGATCCCGATGTAATACTCATCGGTGAAATCCGCGACCGGGAAACAATGGATGTGGCGCTGAAAGCCGCGGACACGGGGCATCTTGTGCTTTCAACACTCCACACCTTAAACGCTACAGAAACGATCAACCGTATCATATCATTCTATCCACCGCATCAACACCAGCATATCAGGGTTCTGCTCGCGACGACCCTCACCGGTGTGGTCTCTTTAAGACTCTTACCGCGTTCCGACGGTAAAGGGCGGATACCGGCGGTGGAAGTGCTCTTATCAACCCCGACAATAAAAGAATATCTGCTTGATCCTGTGAAGACAATGCTCATCCAATCAGCGATTGAAGAAGGGTATGGCCAATATGGTATGCAGACATTCGACCAATCAATCTTTAAATTGTACAAAGACGGCTTGATCTCCTATGATGACGCCATCCAGGCGGTCACCAATCCTGATGAATTCAAACTGCGACTCGTCGGCATCGAAGCCACGGCAGAGCGAGGATGGGGCGCCTTTGATAAAAAATAG
- the accC gene encoding acetyl-CoA carboxylase biotin carboxylase subunit encodes MKFKKLLIANRGEIAIRIIRAAKELKLQTVAVYSEVDSNALHTRLADEAVCIGPPPSKDSYLNITRIISAAEVTGAKAIHPGYGFLAENPEFAEICESCGITFIGPKPEHIRIMGDKIKAKETMAEAGVHGIPGSGGAVETLKQIRKVVDKIGFPIILKAASGGGGKGMRIAQNNEELESGFRITQAEAKAAFGDGRIYIEKYITKPRHIEVQIIGDSFGNVVALGERECSIQRRHQKLIEESPSPVVDKKLRQRLMEAAIQAAKTIQYQSAGTIEFLMDENKNFYFMEMNTRIQVEHPVTEMVTGIDILKEQIKIAMGEKLGFTQKQISLKGHAIECRINAEDPSRNFVPTPGKITFFHMPQGLGVRFDTHIFAGYTIPSHYDSLIGKLIAHSNSRLETIARMKHALEETVIEGIPTTIPFHLKIMDNEKFIRGNISTHFIEEITES; translated from the coding sequence ATGAAGTTCAAAAAACTGCTCATAGCCAACCGCGGTGAAATCGCCATCCGGATAATCCGTGCTGCAAAGGAACTGAAACTCCAGACAGTGGCGGTGTATTCCGAGGTCGACAGCAACGCCCTCCATACAAGGTTGGCTGACGAAGCCGTCTGCATAGGACCGCCGCCGAGCAAAGACAGTTACCTTAATATCACCAGAATCATCAGCGCCGCAGAAGTCACCGGTGCGAAGGCGATACACCCTGGTTACGGTTTTCTCGCGGAAAATCCGGAGTTTGCGGAAATATGTGAGTCGTGCGGCATAACCTTCATCGGTCCGAAACCCGAACATATCAGAATAATGGGTGATAAGATAAAAGCGAAAGAGACGATGGCTGAAGCCGGTGTCCACGGTATTCCCGGCAGCGGAGGTGCAGTAGAAACACTGAAACAGATACGGAAGGTCGTCGATAAAATCGGCTTCCCGATTATACTCAAAGCGGCTTCCGGAGGTGGAGGAAAAGGAATGAGGATCGCCCAGAACAACGAAGAACTGGAATCCGGATTTCGTATCACCCAGGCGGAGGCAAAAGCAGCTTTCGGCGACGGCAGAATCTACATCGAAAAGTACATCACAAAACCCAGACATATCGAAGTTCAGATAATCGGAGATTCTTTCGGGAATGTCGTTGCACTCGGTGAACGGGAATGTTCGATTCAACGCCGACATCAGAAACTCATCGAAGAATCACCGTCGCCGGTGGTCGATAAAAAACTCAGACAGAGACTTATGGAGGCTGCAATCCAGGCGGCGAAGACTATTCAATATCAATCAGCCGGCACCATCGAATTCCTTATGGACGAAAACAAAAATTTCTACTTTATGGAGATGAATACCCGAATCCAGGTTGAGCATCCTGTCACAGAGATGGTCACCGGTATCGACATATTGAAAGAACAAATCAAGATCGCCATGGGAGAAAAACTCGGGTTCACTCAAAAACAAATTTCTTTGAAAGGCCATGCCATAGAATGTCGGATTAATGCAGAAGACCCGTCGCGTAATTTTGTTCCCACACCGGGTAAAATCACTTTCTTCCATATGCCCCAGGGACTCGGTGTAAGATTCGACACCCATATCTTCGCCGGTTATACAATTCCCAGCCATTATGATTCCCTTATAGGAAAACTTATCGCCCACAGCAACTCCCGGTTGGAAACAATCGCCCGGATGAAACACGCCCTTGAAGAAACGGTCATTGAAGGAATTCCGACGACAATCCCTTTCCATCTGAAGATTATGGACAATGAGAAATTCATCCGCGGCAACATCTCAACCCATTTCATCGAAGAAATAACAGAATCCTGA
- the carA gene encoding carbamoyl-phosphate synthase small subunit gives MPNGLLILEDGTFIKGKTFGAKTEVFGEIVFNTSMTGYEESFTDPSYAGQILLMTYPLIGNYGIHKKNLESHKTQIRGLVVKEPYLHSHRGQQLADFIKKAAIPCLYSVDTRALTLKIRKHGTMKAMIISENSPAVDITSYLKKIKNTPYPDTENLVARVSCKRIIVHKSRKKKKVVLIDCGVKKSILKNLKKYAAVIQVPYDTSTAAIKKISPDAVVISNGPGNPEHPQILKTTVKTAADLVNYYPVFGICLGHQILGRALGLRTYKLKFGHRGSNHAVKNLNNGSLYITSQNHGYALQAKYSNKEVEIDWLNVNDHTVEGLRHKKLPVSSVQFHPEASPGPRDTEFLFRNFMESL, from the coding sequence ATGCCTAACGGACTCCTCATCCTGGAGGATGGAACATTCATAAAAGGTAAAACCTTCGGCGCCAAAACAGAGGTTTTTGGAGAGATAGTATTTAATACCTCAATGACCGGATATGAAGAATCGTTCACAGATCCCTCTTATGCGGGTCAGATTCTTCTTATGACCTATCCACTGATAGGCAATTATGGTATTCATAAAAAGAATCTCGAATCACACAAAACCCAGATCCGCGGACTTGTCGTAAAAGAACCGTATCTGCATTCCCACCGTGGGCAGCAGCTGGCTGACTTCATAAAGAAAGCGGCAATCCCCTGCCTCTACAGCGTCGACACTCGTGCTTTGACTCTCAAGATAAGAAAACACGGAACAATGAAAGCGATGATAATCTCTGAAAATTCCCCGGCTGTTGATATAACGTCATATCTAAAAAAAATAAAAAACACCCCTTATCCGGATACTGAAAATCTGGTTGCAAGAGTTTCCTGTAAAAGGATAATCGTCCATAAAAGCAGAAAGAAGAAGAAGGTCGTTTTGATCGATTGCGGTGTCAAAAAGAGTATTTTAAAAAATCTTAAAAAATACGCCGCGGTAATTCAGGTTCCCTATGATACCTCTACAGCAGCCATTAAAAAGATTTCTCCCGACGCCGTCGTGATATCCAATGGGCCGGGTAATCCGGAACATCCACAAATATTGAAAACAACAGTCAAAACAGCAGCCGACTTGGTTAACTACTATCCGGTATTCGGTATCTGTTTAGGCCATCAGATTCTCGGCAGGGCGCTCGGTCTCAGGACATATAAGTTAAAATTCGGACACCGCGGTTCGAATCATGCTGTAAAGAACCTAAACAACGGCAGTCTCTATATCACCTCTCAAAATCACGGCTATGCACTCCAGGCGAAATACAGTAATAAAGAGGTTGAAATTGACTGGCTGAATGTAAATGACCACACTGTGGAAGGACTCCGCCACAAAAAATTACCGGTCTCCTCAGTACAGTTTCACCCTGAAGCATCACCCGGTCCCCGGGATACTGAATTCCTTTTCAGAAACTTTATGGAGTCACTGTAA
- the carB gene encoding carbamoyl-phosphate synthase large subunit produces the protein MAKRRDLKKLLIIGSGPIIIGQAAEFDFSGSQASLSLREEGYKTIIVNSNPATIQTDQDTADIVYIEPLNLETLTKIIEKERPDGLLPGFGGQIALNLAYNLAGEGVLEKYSVELLGSNYETIEMAENRESFRNLMETINEPIPKSFACRNFEEIRQALKEISYPVLIRPAYTLGGTGSGVAESWNQLQEIAAAGLRQSPINQVLVEENLLGWKEFEYEVMRDGDDNCITICSMENINPMGVHTGESTVVAPAQTLTDKENQSLRSISLKIIRALKVCGGCNIQFAVNPKKWEYRIIEVNPRVSRSSALASKATGYPIARVSAKIAVGMTLDEIPNAVTKKTYAAFEPTLDYVVVKIPRWPFDKFPTVNRRITTQMKSTGEAMAIGSTIEEALLKAVRALEISQDGFEPENIIEYKLIKELQEPTDRLLFCIAEALRRGYSVDKIARLTMIDKFFINKFARIIRFEKRLKKEKLSKELLRETKRLGFSDNDIARIIEETPDKIRKLRRKYGIRPKFNMVDTCAGEFEAATPYYYSTYYTTGFRKRKRKTNKKRILIIGSGPIRIGQGIEFDYCCVHAAVALKKLGYEAIMMNSNPETVSTDFDVSTRLYFEPLTLEDVLNVIDEERCGGMILQFGGQTSINLSIPLSQLRKRGHYDYKILGTQPVDIHRAEDRKLFSQLLKTLKIRHPSFGTGYSYEDVKLVAEKIGYPVIVRPSYVLGGRAMEIVYEQEGLEQYIEAAARVSCEHPVLVDKYIADAIEVDVDALCDGRDIFIAGIMEHIEQAGVHSGDSYSVMPPYTLHKKTIKDIASITRKIAIALNTKGLINIQFAVKNNKIYVLEANPRASRTIPYVSKTIGLPLAKLATYVMVGKSLEDLRREGLLHNPPKSKFVSIKGPVFPFLKLPGVDPILGPEMKSTGEIMAIDKNFGAAYYKAILSDNKFSSSGTVYITVRDSDKPKILKLAKEFIKLGFDIVATRGTADFLRNHGIAVKTTYRIDEHKSPNALDLMKARKIDLIINTPTLTFRAKRDGYAMRRLAVELNIPFITALTSAKAEIEAIKFAKKHPLAIHPLHEYHK, from the coding sequence ATGGCTAAAAGAAGAGACCTTAAGAAACTTCTTATCATCGGTTCTGGTCCCATCATAATCGGCCAGGCGGCGGAATTCGATTTTTCAGGTTCCCAGGCGAGTCTTTCATTACGGGAAGAAGGTTACAAAACCATCATAGTAAATTCAAATCCAGCGACCATCCAGACCGATCAGGACACCGCGGATATAGTTTATATCGAACCACTTAATCTGGAAACTTTGACGAAAATTATAGAAAAAGAAAGACCGGACGGCCTCCTGCCCGGATTTGGAGGGCAGATCGCCCTGAATCTGGCTTATAATCTTGCCGGAGAAGGCGTTCTCGAAAAATACTCGGTGGAACTTCTCGGTTCTAACTACGAAACAATCGAGATGGCGGAAAATCGTGAATCCTTCAGAAACCTGATGGAAACAATCAATGAACCGATACCGAAAAGCTTTGCCTGCCGAAACTTTGAAGAAATCCGACAGGCGCTGAAAGAGATCTCGTATCCGGTTTTAATCAGACCCGCATATACGCTGGGCGGGACAGGAAGCGGTGTCGCCGAATCATGGAACCAACTCCAAGAGATAGCCGCTGCCGGACTCAGACAATCTCCCATCAACCAGGTGCTTGTTGAAGAAAATCTTCTGGGATGGAAAGAATTCGAATATGAAGTGATGCGCGACGGTGACGACAACTGCATAACTATCTGCAGTATGGAGAATATCAATCCCATGGGTGTACATACCGGTGAAAGTACAGTGGTGGCTCCGGCTCAGACCCTCACAGACAAAGAAAATCAATCTCTCAGAAGTATAAGTCTGAAAATCATAAGGGCGCTCAAGGTCTGCGGAGGTTGTAATATCCAGTTTGCGGTGAATCCCAAAAAATGGGAATACAGAATCATCGAAGTCAATCCAAGAGTTTCACGGTCTTCTGCCCTTGCGTCCAAGGCGACCGGTTATCCCATTGCACGCGTCAGTGCCAAGATAGCGGTAGGAATGACCCTGGATGAAATACCGAACGCCGTGACAAAAAAGACATATGCGGCATTTGAACCGACACTCGACTATGTGGTGGTCAAAATACCACGCTGGCCCTTTGATAAATTTCCGACCGTCAACAGAAGAATAACAACCCAGATGAAATCGACCGGCGAGGCGATGGCGATCGGCAGCACTATTGAAGAAGCACTCCTCAAGGCGGTACGAGCCCTGGAAATTTCTCAAGACGGGTTTGAACCCGAAAATATCATAGAATATAAATTAATAAAGGAATTACAGGAACCCACAGACCGCCTGCTCTTCTGCATCGCCGAGGCGTTACGGCGGGGATATTCAGTAGATAAAATCGCCCGTCTGACGATGATCGATAAATTTTTCATTAATAAATTCGCCCGGATAATAAGATTCGAAAAGCGCCTGAAAAAGGAAAAACTTTCAAAGGAACTGTTAAGAGAAACAAAACGCCTTGGCTTTTCTGATAACGATATCGCACGCATCATCGAGGAGACACCTGATAAAATAAGAAAGCTCCGCCGTAAATACGGTATCCGTCCTAAATTCAATATGGTCGACACCTGTGCCGGTGAATTCGAAGCAGCCACTCCATACTATTATTCAACCTATTATACAACCGGCTTCAGAAAGAGAAAAAGAAAAACCAATAAAAAACGCATACTCATCATCGGATCAGGACCCATCCGTATCGGGCAGGGAATCGAGTTCGACTACTGCTGTGTTCATGCAGCGGTCGCACTGAAGAAGCTGGGTTATGAAGCAATCATGATGAACAGCAACCCTGAAACAGTATCCACTGATTTCGATGTATCAACGAGATTGTATTTCGAGCCCCTCACCCTGGAAGATGTCCTGAATGTCATTGATGAAGAAAGATGCGGTGGTATGATCCTGCAGTTCGGAGGCCAAACCTCGATAAATTTATCAATCCCCCTGTCTCAACTACGCAAAAGAGGACACTATGATTACAAAATACTGGGAACCCAACCCGTCGACATCCATCGTGCCGAAGACCGTAAACTTTTCTCGCAGTTATTAAAGACGTTGAAAATACGCCACCCTTCTTTCGGAACCGGCTATTCTTACGAAGACGTCAAACTCGTCGCGGAAAAAATCGGCTACCCCGTGATAGTAAGACCGAGTTATGTACTCGGCGGCAGGGCGATGGAAATAGTCTATGAACAGGAAGGCTTGGAACAGTATATTGAGGCGGCGGCGAGGGTCTCATGTGAACACCCGGTGTTGGTTGATAAATACATCGCTGATGCGATTGAAGTCGATGTCGACGCCTTATGCGACGGTAGAGATATTTTCATTGCAGGGATTATGGAACATATCGAACAGGCGGGTGTCCACTCCGGTGATTCCTACTCGGTCATGCCGCCCTACACCTTACATAAAAAGACCATCAAAGACATCGCCTCAATCACACGCAAGATCGCAATTGCATTGAATACAAAAGGTTTGATCAATATCCAGTTCGCGGTAAAAAATAATAAAATATATGTTCTGGAGGCGAATCCGAGAGCATCGCGAACCATCCCCTATGTATCAAAAACCATCGGCCTACCCCTTGCAAAATTAGCCACCTATGTAATGGTCGGAAAATCACTGGAAGACCTGAGAAGAGAAGGATTACTGCATAATCCGCCGAAAAGCAAATTTGTCTCAATCAAAGGGCCGGTCTTTCCTTTCCTGAAATTACCTGGAGTCGACCCGATCCTCGGACCAGAAATGAAATCAACCGGTGAGATAATGGCGATCGACAAAAACTTCGGAGCGGCGTATTATAAAGCAATTCTCAGCGACAATAAATTCAGCAGTTCTGGAACCGTCTATATAACGGTTCGGGACAGTGACAAACCCAAGATATTAAAATTGGCGAAAGAATTCATCAAACTCGGTTTTGACATCGTAGCGACAAGGGGAACCGCGGATTTTCTGAGAAATCACGGGATAGCCGTTAAAACAACTTACCGCATAGATGAACACAAATCTCCCAATGCACTCGACTTAATGAAAGCTCGTAAAATAGATCTGATAATAAACACCCCCACCCTGACATTCCGTGCGAAACGCGATGGTTATGCAATGAGACGACTCGCAGTTGAATTGAATATTCCGTTCATCACCGCCTTGACTTCAGCAAAAGCGGAGATTGAAGCGATTAAATTCGCGAAAAAACATCCGCTTGCAATACACCCGCTCCACGAATACCACAAATGA